One region of gamma proteobacterium HIMB55 genomic DNA includes:
- a CDS encoding succinate-semialdehyde dehydrogenase (PFAM: Aldehyde dehydrogenase family~TIGRFAM: succinate-semialdehyde dehydrogenase) has product MKEQLSDPGLLQTQAFINGQWVDASDGAMLDITNPATGEIIASVAKVGATETAAAVQAASEAMKNWRELPAKARANILRDWFNIIMANQEDLARIMTLEQGKVIAESRGEVAYGASYIEWFAEQAKRIDGDVIPGPSPDKRIVCIKQPVGVCAAITPWNFPNAMITRKAAPALAAGCSIVIKPASETPLSALALAELAKRAGIPDGVLNVVVGSSSAIGNELTSNPIVRKLSFTGSTEVGKLLEAQCVPTLKKTSMELGGNAPFIVFDDADLDAAVQGALISKYRNSGQTCVCSNRILVQSGVAEAFTQKLVAATKALSLGNGMADGVDLGPLVNARAVQDVDALVQSTVEAGATVACGGAPSELGGNFYSPTVLTGVTPDMAVFRNEIFGPVAPVTVFETEEEAIQLANDTEFGLASYFYTRDIGRVWRVSEALDYGIVGVNEGIISNEMAPFGGVKESGSGREGSKYGIEDYLEIKYVLMGGLS; this is encoded by the coding sequence GTGAAAGAACAGCTTTCAGATCCAGGGCTCTTGCAAACGCAGGCGTTTATTAACGGACAATGGGTTGATGCCAGTGATGGGGCAATGCTCGATATCACTAACCCGGCGACCGGTGAGATTATCGCGAGCGTTGCCAAAGTCGGCGCAACCGAGACAGCGGCAGCGGTTCAGGCTGCGTCGGAGGCGATGAAAAATTGGCGGGAGCTGCCCGCAAAAGCGCGCGCTAATATCTTACGTGATTGGTTCAATATCATCATGGCCAACCAAGAAGATCTCGCTCGGATTATGACGCTCGAGCAGGGCAAGGTTATCGCTGAAAGTCGCGGCGAGGTTGCGTACGGAGCCTCCTACATTGAGTGGTTCGCGGAGCAGGCAAAACGCATAGATGGTGATGTGATTCCTGGTCCATCACCGGATAAGCGCATTGTTTGCATTAAACAGCCTGTCGGTGTCTGTGCCGCGATCACACCATGGAATTTCCCCAATGCAATGATCACGCGAAAGGCTGCGCCTGCGCTTGCAGCTGGGTGCTCAATCGTCATTAAGCCTGCGAGTGAAACGCCTTTATCGGCACTGGCGCTGGCAGAGCTCGCCAAGCGCGCGGGCATTCCTGACGGCGTGTTGAATGTTGTCGTGGGGAGCTCATCGGCTATTGGAAATGAGCTGACCAGCAATCCCATTGTGCGCAAGTTGTCCTTCACCGGATCGACCGAAGTAGGGAAGTTACTCGAGGCACAGTGTGTTCCGACACTCAAAAAGACGTCGATGGAGCTCGGTGGTAACGCGCCTTTTATTGTCTTTGATGATGCTGATCTCGACGCCGCCGTGCAGGGGGCATTGATTTCGAAGTACCGCAATAGTGGGCAGACCTGCGTGTGTTCAAATCGGATTTTGGTTCAGTCAGGTGTTGCTGAGGCGTTCACACAGAAGTTGGTTGCCGCAACTAAAGCCTTAAGCCTCGGTAACGGTATGGCAGATGGCGTTGACCTCGGACCTTTGGTGAATGCAAGAGCGGTTCAGGACGTCGACGCACTGGTGCAATCAACGGTGGAGGCAGGAGCTACAGTTGCTTGCGGCGGTGCGCCTAGCGAGTTAGGCGGCAATTTCTATTCGCCAACCGTCCTGACCGGTGTCACGCCCGATATGGCAGTTTTCCGCAACGAGATCTTTGGTCCGGTCGCGCCCGTGACGGTTTTTGAGACCGAGGAAGAGGCCATTCAACTCGCGAACGATACGGAATTTGGATTGGCGAGCTACTTCTACACCCGCGATATTGGCCGGGTTTGGCGCGTTAGTGAGGCATTGGATTACGGCATCGTTGGCGTCAATGAAGGCATTATCTCGAACGAGATGGCACCATTTGGTGGGGTCAAAGAGTCTGGTTCAGGCCGTGAGGGCTCGAAGTACGGAATCGAGGATTACCTTGAGATCAAATACGTCTTGATGGGTGGGTTGTCTTAG
- a CDS encoding putative acyl-CoA transferase/carnitine dehydratase (PFAM: CoA-transferase family III), translated as MTAGALNGIKVVEIAGIGPGPCAGMMLADMGAEVTVIDRPVPDPEAAAAFAKYTIFNRGKKSVALNLKDPDAVGALLKIIDDADVLIEGFRPGVMERLGLGPEVCCQRNPKLVYGRMTGWGQTGPLSHAAGHDPNYIALTGALWAGGSHEHRPTAPLTLIGDLGGGTMMLVFGILSAIIHAKSTGEGQVVDAAITDGAAYISTLLWGMHNSGQMTDEPGSGWADFGSPWHDTYQCSDGEYVTVCALEPQFYALLIQGLELTDDPIFANQWDKDQWQAGKEKFREIFAAKTRQEWCDQFEGTDVCFAPVLNFSEALEHPHNVARETFFTRDGIAQPSPAPKLSGTPGSAGVVPVPGANTAEVLGSLGLDDATLAKLAG; from the coding sequence ATGACAGCAGGTGCACTAAACGGAATCAAGGTTGTAGAAATCGCGGGCATTGGTCCCGGACCCTGTGCGGGCATGATGCTCGCTGATATGGGAGCCGAGGTCACCGTCATTGATCGTCCAGTTCCAGACCCCGAAGCTGCGGCGGCTTTTGCCAAGTACACCATTTTTAATCGAGGTAAGAAGTCGGTAGCGCTGAACCTTAAAGATCCTGATGCGGTGGGTGCGCTTTTAAAGATTATCGATGACGCAGATGTGCTTATCGAGGGCTTTCGTCCCGGTGTCATGGAGCGACTGGGGCTCGGTCCCGAGGTATGTTGCCAACGCAATCCCAAGCTTGTTTACGGTCGAATGACCGGCTGGGGTCAAACGGGACCGCTCTCCCATGCGGCGGGTCATGACCCTAATTATATCGCCTTAACCGGCGCGCTTTGGGCGGGCGGTAGCCACGAGCACCGGCCCACCGCGCCGCTGACACTGATTGGTGATTTGGGTGGCGGTACCATGATGCTGGTTTTCGGTATTCTGAGTGCAATTATCCACGCGAAAAGTACAGGCGAAGGCCAGGTTGTCGACGCGGCGATTACTGACGGTGCAGCCTATATCTCCACCCTTTTGTGGGGCATGCACAACTCCGGGCAGATGACGGATGAACCCGGTTCCGGCTGGGCGGACTTTGGCTCTCCTTGGCACGACACTTATCAGTGTTCAGACGGTGAGTACGTCACGGTGTGCGCGCTCGAGCCCCAGTTTTATGCTCTGTTGATTCAGGGCCTGGAGTTAACAGATGATCCCATATTCGCAAACCAATGGGATAAAGATCAGTGGCAGGCAGGTAAGGAAAAGTTCCGGGAGATCTTCGCGGCTAAGACGCGTCAGGAATGGTGTGATCAGTTTGAAGGAACTGACGTTTGTTTTGCGCCAGTGCTGAACTTCTCAGAAGCGCTAGAGCACCCTCATAACGTGGCGCGCGAGACATTCTTCACGCGCGACGGTATTGCACAGCCAAGTCCCGCACCCAAGCTGAGTGGAACACCGGGCTCTGCGGGTGTCGTTCCCGTGCCCGGCGCAAATACCGCTGAAGTGTTGGGGTCCTTGGGGCTCGATGATGCGACACTTGCAAAGCTTGCCGGCTAA
- a CDS encoding putative metal-dependent hydrolase (PFAM: Putative cyclase) translates to MRSTLVTSLKTLACTAALLSAATASAESCTHGAWGADDQIGAANRVNPARTAAAAKLVKKGESHPLGIVIEPGMPAYPPRYTQLQVVQPNQQFNADLGVGWEASSNDDVLQMWLGTGPQLDGLGHMGEAGEFYNCNQGKDFSVITGLTKLDISGIPPIVGRGVMIDIAKQMGVDHLSAGQPITSEDIKAAMKAQNVSVNEGDIVLLHTGYTDAKLKSEPQLWAGSIPGITNEAAVFLAGLKPTAVGADTWGLGAVPPRPGDKIFYDHVVLLKQNGIYILETMNTGRLAAESVHEFMFVLGQARLKGAVQMIINPVAMW, encoded by the coding sequence ATGCGAAGCACACTAGTTACATCCCTTAAGACGCTCGCGTGCACTGCGGCGCTTCTATCAGCTGCAACGGCATCTGCTGAGAGCTGCACTCATGGCGCATGGGGCGCTGATGACCAAATCGGCGCGGCAAACCGCGTAAACCCCGCGAGGACGGCCGCAGCAGCGAAACTCGTCAAAAAGGGTGAGAGCCATCCACTAGGCATTGTAATTGAGCCAGGTATGCCGGCCTATCCCCCTCGCTACACCCAACTACAAGTCGTTCAACCCAACCAGCAGTTCAATGCGGATCTCGGTGTGGGCTGGGAGGCAAGCTCGAACGACGATGTCTTGCAAATGTGGCTTGGCACTGGGCCGCAGCTAGATGGCTTAGGGCACATGGGTGAAGCCGGTGAGTTTTATAACTGCAACCAAGGAAAGGATTTCTCGGTCATTACCGGACTGACGAAGTTAGATATCAGCGGTATTCCACCGATTGTTGGTCGTGGCGTCATGATCGACATCGCCAAGCAAATGGGTGTGGATCATCTAAGCGCAGGCCAGCCCATTACATCAGAAGACATTAAAGCGGCGATGAAGGCTCAGAACGTGAGCGTTAACGAGGGCGATATAGTCCTGCTTCACACGGGTTATACCGACGCGAAACTGAAGTCCGAGCCCCAGCTATGGGCCGGCAGTATTCCCGGGATTACGAATGAAGCAGCCGTCTTCCTCGCTGGATTAAAGCCAACCGCGGTGGGCGCGGACACATGGGGGCTCGGCGCCGTGCCACCACGCCCGGGCGACAAGATTTTCTACGATCACGTCGTGCTACTAAAACAAAATGGGATCTACATCCTCGAAACCATGAACACAGGGCGCCTAGCTGCCGAGAGTGTTCACGAGTTTATGTTTGTGTTGGGCCAAGCGCGCCTCAAGGGCGCGGTTCAAATGATCATCAACCCCGTGGCCATGTGGTAG
- a CDS encoding acyl-CoA dehydrogenase (PFAM: Acyl-CoA dehydrogenase, C-terminal domain; Acyl-CoA dehydrogenase, middle domain; Acyl-CoA dehydrogenase, N-terminal domain) produces the protein MIPRHIFDSEHDVFRDMVRKFLMDEAYEQHVQWEKDGQIDRNFWYKAGEQGMLCPGASEEYGGVGADFRYNMVVAEEVCRLGLTGIGFSLHNDVTTPYLTNVANEAQKQKYLPRCISGDCIVAIAMTEPGTGSDLQGIKTSAVDMGDHYLLNGSKTFITCGQQADIVLVVCRTDPDPKAGAKAFSILIVERDMPGFERGRNLDKLGQKAQDTSELFFNDVKVPKENLLGEEGMGFIYLMRELPQERLSIAVSAVAGCESVMEQTVKYVKERKAFGKAIADFQNTQFVLAQLEAEVTAMRIFIDRCAELLLKKELTTVDASKAKLLATELQGRVTDQCVQLHGGYGYMWEYPVTRAYADARIQRIYGGTSEVMKLIIGRDLLSD, from the coding sequence ATGATTCCACGTCACATTTTTGATTCAGAGCACGATGTTTTTAGGGATATGGTTCGCAAGTTCCTCATGGACGAAGCCTACGAGCAGCATGTGCAATGGGAGAAAGACGGCCAGATCGATCGTAACTTTTGGTACAAGGCTGGCGAGCAAGGAATGCTGTGTCCCGGGGCCTCCGAAGAGTACGGCGGTGTTGGCGCAGACTTCCGCTACAACATGGTGGTCGCTGAAGAAGTCTGTCGCTTGGGCCTGACGGGTATTGGTTTCTCGCTGCACAACGATGTAACAACGCCTTACCTCACTAACGTGGCAAACGAGGCTCAGAAACAGAAATATCTTCCCCGATGCATTTCTGGTGACTGCATCGTTGCGATTGCAATGACTGAGCCAGGCACGGGTTCAGATTTGCAGGGCATCAAGACCTCGGCAGTCGATATGGGAGACCACTATCTCCTCAACGGCTCCAAAACCTTCATAACCTGCGGGCAGCAAGCCGACATCGTGTTGGTGGTTTGCAGAACTGATCCCGACCCAAAAGCCGGTGCTAAAGCATTCAGTATATTGATTGTCGAGCGTGACATGCCGGGATTTGAGCGTGGGCGTAACCTCGATAAGTTAGGTCAGAAAGCGCAGGACACGTCAGAACTTTTCTTCAATGACGTGAAGGTCCCCAAGGAAAATCTGCTGGGTGAGGAGGGTATGGGCTTTATCTACCTCATGCGTGAGCTACCACAGGAGCGTTTGAGCATTGCCGTGTCCGCGGTGGCCGGTTGTGAATCGGTGATGGAGCAGACGGTAAAGTATGTGAAGGAGCGAAAGGCGTTTGGAAAGGCTATTGCTGATTTCCAGAACACGCAATTTGTGTTGGCACAGCTCGAGGCAGAAGTCACGGCAATGCGTATCTTCATTGACCGGTGTGCAGAGCTTTTGCTGAAAAAAGAGCTGACAACGGTCGATGCCTCCAAGGCCAAGTTGCTCGCGACTGAGCTACAGGGCCGCGTCACGGACCAGTGTGTCCAGTTACATGGCGGTTATGGCTATATGTGGGAGTACCCGGTGACGCGTGCGTACGCCGATGCCCGAATTCAGCGTATCTACGGTGGCACAAGTGAAGTGATGAAGCTCATCATTGGGCGTGATCTGCTCTCTGATTGA
- a CDS encoding phosphatidylserine synthase (PFAM: CDP-alcohol phosphatidyltransferase 2; CDP-alcohol phosphatidyltransferase~TIGRFAM: CDP-diacylglycerol--serine O-phosphatidyltransferase): MTSELQPNGSPVRGRDRLANLIPNMMTLGAVCVGLTAVRFALDARIDLAVIALVVAMVMDGLDGRLARALNSTSRIGKELDSLADFFNFGIAPGLILHLALFNQSTRVDFTWVAIMLVAACCAYRLARFNASEESETAQTFEGVPAPVLALLTLMPVYLYLLEFDFVSQSPALISMYLIGCGFLAVSQVPTLSLKSLKISQNYGFLVVPIFTLLIASLLIYPWETLTMLSLTYLVALPFYARKHPRT; the protein is encoded by the coding sequence GTGACCTCGGAGCTCCAGCCTAACGGAAGCCCTGTGCGAGGGCGCGATCGTTTAGCTAACCTCATCCCCAATATGATGACCTTGGGGGCGGTCTGTGTAGGGCTTACTGCGGTTCGTTTTGCTCTGGACGCTCGCATCGACCTCGCTGTGATTGCGTTGGTGGTTGCTATGGTGATGGACGGCTTGGACGGTAGGCTGGCAAGAGCACTTAATTCCACCTCGCGTATCGGTAAGGAACTCGATTCCTTGGCTGATTTCTTTAACTTTGGCATTGCGCCCGGACTGATACTCCACCTTGCGCTGTTTAATCAGTCGACAAGAGTGGACTTCACATGGGTTGCGATCATGTTGGTAGCTGCATGTTGTGCCTATCGCCTAGCGCGTTTTAACGCGAGCGAAGAGTCAGAGACAGCGCAAACGTTTGAGGGGGTTCCTGCACCCGTTTTGGCGTTGCTTACCTTAATGCCCGTCTATCTTTATTTGCTCGAGTTTGACTTTGTTAGTCAGTCTCCCGCACTGATCTCGATGTATCTCATTGGCTGCGGGTTCCTCGCTGTCTCGCAGGTACCGACCTTGTCCTTAAAGTCCCTTAAGATCTCCCAAAACTACGGTTTCTTGGTGGTTCCGATTTTCACGCTGTTGATTGCAAGCCTTCTCATCTACCCTTGGGAAACGCTGACAATGCTAAGTCTGACCTATCTTGTGGCGCTTCCTTTTTACGCTCGTAAACACCCACGGACCTAG
- a CDS encoding phosphatidylserine decarboxylase precursor-related protein (PFAM: Phosphatidylserine decarboxylase~TIGRFAM: phosphatidylserine decarboxylase precursor-related protein), with protein sequence MGQSMNMMDAVVVPMHPEGRKFVAIFGAIALVLGLFSEALFWIGVGLTVWCYYFFRNPVRVVPQGDNLVICPADGVVSLIQEVTPPTEMGLGDQPLTRVSVFMNVFNCHVNRACIDGTVTNVTYHHGKFLNASLDKASEHNERNSITITREDGTAIGITQIAGLVARRIVCFVEEGDTLAAGDRFGLIRFGSRLDIYLPENVAPAVCLGQTMVAGETVLARLDESSAQVGVSK encoded by the coding sequence ATGGGGCAAAGTATGAATATGATGGATGCGGTGGTCGTTCCGATGCACCCAGAGGGACGAAAGTTCGTCGCTATTTTTGGCGCCATTGCGTTAGTCCTGGGATTGTTCTCAGAGGCGCTGTTTTGGATCGGTGTGGGACTAACTGTCTGGTGCTACTATTTCTTCCGCAATCCGGTTCGCGTTGTGCCTCAGGGTGACAACCTGGTTATCTGCCCTGCAGATGGCGTTGTGTCGCTCATACAGGAGGTCACGCCACCCACTGAGATGGGCTTAGGCGATCAGCCGCTAACACGCGTCTCAGTCTTTATGAACGTCTTCAACTGCCACGTTAATCGTGCCTGCATTGACGGTACCGTAACGAATGTGACTTACCACCATGGCAAGTTCTTGAACGCATCGCTCGATAAAGCCTCGGAACACAACGAGCGCAACTCAATCACCATCACACGTGAGGATGGAACTGCTATCGGTATTACCCAGATCGCGGGTCTCGTGGCTCGTCGCATTGTGTGCTTCGTCGAGGAGGGTGACACCCTCGCAGCGGGTGATCGGTTTGGTCTTATTCGATTTGGAAGCCGACTCGACATCTATCTTCCTGAGAATGTTGCGCCAGCGGTTTGCTTGGGACAAACCATGGTTGCCGGCGAGACGGTACTGGCGAGACTAGACGAGTCGTCGGCGCAGGTTGGCGTTTCAAAGTGA
- a CDS encoding negative regulator of beta-lactamase expression (PFAM: Putative peptidoglycan binding domain; N-acetylmuramoyl-L-alanine amidase), with protein MAVSNTIFEPFGLVLGFVKGTVPQTKSPLLTMLSCLLITACTSVPIVSTPSSNFNSRVNHLVIHFTSEHFERSLAILTGETERRVSAHYLIPELGDLTYSGDTLRVYELVSTSDRAWHAGRSYWVGKTGLNDQSIGIEIVNQSGCEKDIATLGNSAEFATACTFKPFGSEQIDMLVRLLNQTLEQHPDIRPEAIVGHADIAPTRKVDPGPLFPWKQLFDAGIGAWFDESRVTELVGLMSHYPLTTEQQQALLLAYGYKVSVTGIEDEQSQLAVRAFQMHFRPANYSGFFDEESAAILISLLERYRPYSLNKLVGLPFELRSSN; from the coding sequence ATGGCAGTTTCTAACACGATATTTGAGCCGTTTGGCCTTGTGCTTGGGTTTGTGAAAGGGACGGTTCCTCAGACAAAGAGCCCGTTACTGACAATGCTTAGCTGCTTGCTCATTACAGCTTGCACTAGTGTACCGATCGTCTCGACGCCCTCTAGCAATTTCAACTCACGTGTTAATCATCTAGTCATTCATTTCACCTCGGAGCATTTCGAGCGCTCTTTGGCGATATTAACGGGGGAGACGGAGCGGCGCGTCAGCGCGCATTACCTCATCCCAGAACTTGGTGACCTAACTTACTCTGGTGACACCCTTCGTGTTTACGAGCTGGTGTCAACGTCGGACAGGGCCTGGCATGCAGGAAGATCCTATTGGGTGGGTAAAACAGGTCTCAACGATCAGTCGATTGGTATTGAGATCGTCAACCAATCCGGTTGTGAGAAGGACATTGCAACTCTGGGGAACAGCGCCGAGTTTGCAACTGCCTGTACGTTTAAGCCGTTTGGAAGCGAGCAGATTGATATGTTGGTGCGATTGCTCAACCAAACACTCGAGCAGCACCCGGATATTCGCCCTGAAGCGATTGTAGGTCATGCTGATATTGCACCCACCCGTAAGGTTGACCCGGGGCCATTATTCCCTTGGAAACAACTCTTCGATGCAGGGATTGGCGCCTGGTTTGATGAAAGTCGCGTGACAGAGCTTGTTGGCTTGATGAGTCATTACCCCTTAACTACCGAGCAACAACAAGCCTTACTGTTGGCATACGGCTACAAAGTTTCGGTAACGGGCATTGAGGATGAGCAATCTCAGCTAGCAGTCCGCGCCTTCCAAATGCACTTTCGTCCTGCCAACTACTCCGGCTTTTTCGATGAGGAATCTGCAGCAATACTCATATCGCTTTTGGAGCGATATCGCCCGTACTCCTTAAACAAGCTGGTTGGCTTACCTTTCGAACTTCGATCCTCGAACTAG
- a CDS encoding Protein of unknown function (DUF2855) (PFAM: Protein of unknown function (DUF2855)) has protein sequence MTHNPYTLSLNIDDFRQHEVAGPLNNATNELNEGEVLFRVDKLALTANSISYGFAGKSGLIRYLDIYPAEEGSANLPCWGYADVIESKNPSFQIGDRVYGFLPIASHVIMQPGKVSPSGFTDIRPCRAVVPPFYNEYALTNSEPGYAPEFEEAIMLFRPLFGTSFLMQSYCEDHAFHGAKRVIVTSASAKTAMGFGYLMNKNFNGVIECIGLTSAKNRAFVESLDCYDQVLTYDEIDQIDVGEQTIIFDVAGNSDVVAALHQRLGETIPYSGSVGKTHWDAGAFGASTPLPGAKPIFWSAPDQIAVLRERIGSGEMMRQMGGAMVDFIMAAHSWLQISESRGPEEIAERIVAMLDGEVSAQDGIILRP, from the coding sequence ATGACTCATAACCCCTACACGCTGTCCTTAAATATCGACGATTTTCGTCAGCATGAAGTTGCAGGGCCGCTTAACAATGCGACCAACGAACTCAACGAGGGGGAGGTCTTGTTTCGCGTCGACAAACTCGCGCTGACAGCAAACTCGATCAGCTACGGTTTCGCAGGCAAGTCCGGCTTGATTCGATACCTCGACATCTACCCAGCGGAAGAGGGCTCCGCAAATCTCCCCTGCTGGGGCTATGCTGATGTTATTGAGTCCAAGAACCCTTCGTTCCAAATTGGCGATCGTGTCTATGGATTCCTGCCGATTGCGTCTCACGTCATCATGCAACCTGGCAAGGTAAGCCCCAGCGGGTTCACTGATATCCGTCCCTGCCGTGCAGTGGTGCCCCCGTTTTACAACGAGTATGCGCTCACGAACAGCGAGCCAGGCTATGCACCCGAGTTTGAGGAGGCGATTATGCTCTTTAGACCGCTCTTTGGGACGTCGTTCCTGATGCAAAGCTACTGCGAGGACCACGCTTTTCATGGTGCCAAGCGAGTTATTGTCACATCAGCATCGGCAAAAACCGCCATGGGGTTTGGCTACTTGATGAATAAGAACTTCAACGGGGTCATCGAGTGTATTGGGCTCACCTCAGCCAAAAACCGCGCCTTTGTAGAGAGCCTTGATTGCTATGATCAAGTGCTCACCTACGACGAAATCGATCAAATCGATGTGGGTGAGCAGACAATCATCTTCGATGTCGCCGGCAACAGCGACGTGGTGGCAGCGCTTCATCAACGTCTTGGTGAAACCATCCCCTACTCTGGTTCCGTTGGAAAAACGCATTGGGATGCGGGCGCGTTCGGTGCCTCCACACCACTGCCCGGCGCAAAACCCATCTTTTGGTCCGCGCCTGACCAAATCGCCGTCTTACGCGAGCGCATTGGGTCTGGAGAGATGATGCGGCAAATGGGCGGTGCGATGGTTGACTTCATCATGGCGGCGCACAGCTGGCTCCAAATATCCGAGTCGCGGGGCCCCGAGGAAATCGCCGAGAGGATCGTCGCCATGCTGGACGGTGAGGTTAGTGCCCAAGACGGCATCATTTTGCGACCTTGA
- a CDS encoding 2-hydroxychromene-2-carboxylate isomerase (PFAM: DSBA-like thioredoxin domain), producing the protein MAKLTFFYDLSSPWTYLAFNNVQEVLSNTKADVSWRPFLVGGVFNAVNQSVYAARSNPNDPKVIHNFTWLHEWARLAGLPLDFPTVHHPVKSVLPMRACCVLEEDQSLLFRFTKAAFDAYFADGRNIDDPEVVADIANSLGIDGDALVQQTTMQDVKDRLRANTEEAIAKGAYGSPTMIVNESQLYFGNDQLPLVRQALLAG; encoded by the coding sequence GTGGCCAAGCTAACCTTTTTCTATGACCTCTCATCTCCGTGGACCTATCTCGCCTTCAATAATGTGCAGGAGGTGCTTTCGAATACCAAAGCAGATGTTAGCTGGCGTCCGTTTCTTGTCGGTGGCGTCTTTAATGCAGTAAATCAAAGCGTTTACGCCGCGCGGTCTAACCCTAACGATCCAAAGGTGATTCATAACTTCACGTGGCTGCATGAGTGGGCGCGTTTGGCAGGTCTCCCCTTGGATTTCCCAACGGTGCATCACCCTGTTAAGTCAGTGCTGCCCATGCGTGCGTGCTGCGTGTTGGAGGAGGATCAATCGTTACTTTTCCGTTTCACGAAAGCGGCCTTTGACGCGTATTTCGCCGACGGAAGAAATATCGATGATCCTGAGGTTGTGGCTGATATCGCAAACAGCTTGGGCATCGATGGTGACGCGCTGGTCCAACAAACCACCATGCAAGACGTCAAAGACCGATTGCGAGCAAATACGGAAGAGGCGATTGCCAAGGGTGCCTACGGATCGCCGACAATGATCGTGAATGAGAGTCAGCTCTATTTCGGGAACGACCAGCTTCCTCTTGTGCGTCAGGCGCTACTCGCAGGGTAA
- a CDS encoding glutathione S-transferase (PFAM: Glutathione S-transferase, N-terminal domain; Glutathione S-transferase, C-terminal domain), translating into MLKVHGVHGSPFVRKVLIALELKGLDYEMVAQMPFTGDEEYKKLNPLGKIPTLVDGDLTLGDSKVICRYLEAAYPEVPVYPNTLQDKAMADWYDDFASGPIAELAAGIFFQRFMRPRAFKQEPDEALISNIIEKKLPPLLSYIEGQLPEEGFMFGTFTLADLTLVTPFINASYAGYDVPAETYPKFSALFKAVKAQPAVAKILSQEAKALGFG; encoded by the coding sequence ATGCTTAAAGTCCACGGTGTTCATGGCTCGCCATTCGTCAGAAAAGTACTTATCGCGCTTGAACTAAAGGGTCTCGATTACGAGATGGTGGCTCAAATGCCCTTCACAGGGGACGAGGAGTATAAAAAGCTAAATCCTCTTGGAAAGATCCCTACCTTGGTAGACGGCGATCTCACACTGGGCGACTCAAAAGTGATTTGCCGTTATCTCGAGGCAGCTTATCCGGAGGTACCGGTCTACCCTAATACGCTTCAAGACAAAGCCATGGCGGATTGGTATGACGACTTTGCGTCAGGACCTATTGCGGAACTCGCTGCCGGGATTTTCTTTCAGCGCTTTATGCGTCCGAGGGCCTTCAAACAGGAGCCTGACGAGGCATTAATCAGCAATATCATCGAGAAAAAGCTACCGCCGCTGCTCAGTTACATTGAGGGTCAGCTGCCAGAAGAGGGCTTTATGTTTGGTACGTTTACGCTCGCTGACTTAACACTGGTAACACCGTTTATCAACGCAAGCTACGCGGGGTATGACGTCCCTGCCGAGACCTATCCAAAATTCTCAGCGCTCTTCAAAGCTGTTAAGGCACAACCGGCGGTTGCTAAAATTCTGAGCCAAGAAGCCAAGGCCTTGGGGTTCGGCTAA